CctatttttcaatattttcttgattttaaagTTCTCACCATCACATCGGCTAATTCACCAAgcatacaaaatataaataaactttaaaaccctttattttattcatgagGACCTCCCATctcttgtttattgtttatttttaattattttcaggaAAATATCTAAATTACTTTTTGGATAATTGAAGGCTACAATTTTGGGctttattaaaactgcattgGAATGTCGTTCTGAAGtcctaaaaataaacaggtaaacagagaaaatgaaataatcaaGCACCTCATGatgtgattaaaacaaataaacttacaGCTGTAGTGTTGGGAAGAATATTACCTCATAAAATACCTACTAAAAGAGGGACCTTTCAGCCTCAAAGTTTCGCTGAGGTTTCTTTCTGCTTGTGCAGCGCTCGATATGAGATGCATAAGAACACACTGTATTTATGACTGTATTGGATCAGGAAGGCAATATCAAACTTACTCCTTTTATAAAAGTATTGCTTTGTGTAGACATGTGGCAAACAAGTCTGTAACTTGTTATCATCTTGAGttgtttctgctctctggaATATTGCGCCATATTGTCACTGTGACAAATTTATACACTGAACTTCACAAACCCATTTCCCTCTGTCCTTTCGCATTTCTTCACACTAACAGGAGAGTGACAGCTTGTCCACAAACCAACAGCAGCCTCATCAGGAGCAAGAATATCCGCCCCTCTACAGTGATGGAGCTGCTCTGATAGCTCCTTTATtatggaaaattattttaaacagcaTAAAACGGCAGAGGCTCattttttccatgtttctgCCACTATCACTCCAGCTATTGATAAGATGTCTAAATTTATTGCAGAATAATTCTGCGGGAAAAGAGATAAAAGGTtgctgaataaaatatgaggCGAAGGCCGTAAATTGTAGCAATGCATATCATTTCATTCAAATGTAGGACGCAATTACCATCTGCTACACTCATCAGTCCCCTCCTTTATGACTTAATTATATGTTTAATGCTATCAGATCAAGGAAAGGGCAAAACAGATgaatgagagagaaagagaaaagattcCACAACAAGACAAAAGGCAGATGAAAAGTAACATAAAAGGATGGAATTGATTTCATTCACCAGGAAATAGAAAAAGTTAATTTAGATACAATGTTCCCTCATCTCCTGCGCCTTTGAAAGATAATGAACGCAGCGTGTTGCCAATAGGTCCCATGGCAGTCAGACAAAAGAAGTCAAGTTCCTCAAAACTGAAAGACTTCCTGTGTTCATTTGAGAACATGGCACCTTGGTGGATAATTCTCTGTGTTATCTGGTCACTGCGATAATTTTAGTCTATGCAGATCTTAGTCATGTATATCTTTAGACCTAAGCAGGCCTAGAGATGATGAGTAATAGAGGCTACAGCATTTAGATCAGTTGTATCTTCTCTGTATATGTTTACGAGAATGATGAAGAGGTTTAACACATCTGCTCGTTTTCTCTACCATTATTGATTCTTCTCTGCGTTGTTTTTGAGCAACGTTATATTCTTCATTCTGCGGGACTCCATTGGCAGGGTAAAAGGAAACTTCCCAACACTGAAACTTTTCTTCGTTGTTTGGATGCAAATCATGTACGGCAGTGTGCACAAAGAAAACCGGGGTTGTCCAAATAGCTGTGGGGTAAAAAACTAGCCAGTGGGCATTACAGGTGCCAGCGGGCACTGTCCTAACTCTGTACCTTTGGCCAGAACTCATTATAGGGTGACATTTAGGACCGCTGTCGTCCATGCCAAGTCAGCCCTCTGGATTGAGACAAATTAtgtagttattttttatgtcagacATTAAACCATATCCAGTGGGAGCCAAATCAGTATCACCTTCATgtcacctgaaaaaaaaaagtatgattaAAGCTGTGGTCTTTTAACAGGGAGCACACATTCAATTTGGGTAAAATAATTCttggtttgtttcttaaataaaatatcagaaattataaaacaaaaaattaaagaaattatatATAATTGTTAGTTCATGTACAGACATGCAGCAACTTATCCAGATTAGcactttgtttctgctttttttatttctccttctcAGTACAatgaaaatattcagattttttaaaaagatttatatctatttatttattaaactattcaTCTATATACTGCCTGATTTCCGCCAAGTTCAAAAAGACACTAAAGAGCGAATGAAAAAAGATATTAGCTCTAAATTTGACAATCCAGTAAAGGATCGCAAGGTTTCCTGAAGATTTTTGCGCAATATTATGCAACAAGGCACCTGCACCTGTGTTTTATGGTTGCATGCACTGTTTAAAATCATCACAGTTTAGGATCGGGACATAAACATTAAGATACACAATACTTCACAAActgatttgttctgttttgtggtgtcatttttttcagcttacATACGTGTAAGTTTATATGTAATGATTGGTAAAATCTTTTGGTCCTTGCTGCTCTTCCTCTGTAGTCTGAGAGGCTTTCTTTCTGTCAGATGAACAGAGCTAAAGCTCCATCTTGTGGACGGACTCAGGTACAGCAAGCAAATTATCTAAACAGCTTCCCAGATTTTCCCTAGAACATTTATGGCTAAAGAAATGTACGTCAGACCCTTGAGATGGTAAATATTGCCTAAAATAACTTGTTAAGAGTCAACTAGCTGATAATTAGGTGTATAGGTCAGTGACTGTACTCATCAAGGGTAAAAATCTAGTAAAGCAACCAATAAAAGTTTTATGGCTCTCATTTAGTGAGGGAAACAGTAATATTCCTAACAATTAGACATCAGTGAAACCATCCCTAAGTGAGAAACTAGCAGACAAAGCATGAAAAGCTTTAGGTTATTAGCTAAATTATAGATAATTCCTTATTTGATGTGTTCTGAGCAAAGcttgtaaataatatttatgtGCTGcattattttctacaaaaatttaaaaagaaagaaataggaAGTTAATTGTGCAAAGGTCTCACTGATGGGAACCATCTGTCAAAACAAGCTGTACATTCACTAATTCTAACTATAATTAATTAAATGGCTAACAAATTACATACATCATAGTTAATacagggaggggaggagaggggggaaTCACCGCAGGAAGTGTTATGAAACAAATTAGTACtaacaatgaaagaaaattaCATCACATAACTAAATATTATACTCGTTTCCGCGAGCAATATTTCTTAATGAATTCCCTAATTAATTTAATTCACACAATGTGCATAATTTGGAGCTAAAATGTCAGTGGGTCAGACCAAACCATATTGTTGCTGGCTGTCTATTTCTACGAGTGCCGTATTAGCACAACATGACCTCTATGTAAATTACACAGACAAACTGGTGTAATTTTAATTCCAAGGTCTAATTAACATGTTCCGCAGAAATCATACAAGTACATTTAGCTCATGTTGGTGCCAGGGTAATAATTTCACGTGGCCTAATTTTGACTAATCCTTTTGATAGGAGGCGATGTGGCAGGTTTTGTGAAAGATGACAGAAATGgcaaatagcatttttttttaatgtgtctttTATTAACTTTCTCATCAATCTGACTGAAAGGAACTCAAGACTAATGGAGCTGCGAGGTTTTACAGGTACAGTACGATAACAAAGCTCACTCCACTGGGGTTACCTGCGAGACATTTAAAGACCAAATATTCAGTTTACTGCACAGTTGTCAGCAAATACAACAATGTCAGTCATTCATTTAACTCTGTCCCACTGACAAACATGGTACAAATAATGATCTTCAGCAGCCAAAGAAATCTTCAAAACCCTCTAAAAGTCCATGTGTTTTCAGTTGTCATGCGctgctttaaaataatcaatataTATGAACTCGGcgtgttaaatgtttaaaatttcacCTAGTTTCCTGGAATAAAAGGATGATTATTAATTATGTTAGCTGAGTGAAAGTCAGCTGTCTAGAAGATGAAATCATTTGTGTGGATCCAGAGAGGTTAAACATGTTCTGAACGTCTGCTAACACGTTTATCTGTGATAACTACACCTGATTGTTTTCAGAAAGACCTAAGAAATGTGTAAGTATCAGTGTTTTCGCCCTCTATAAACTATTAAATTGTGAGGAATGGTTAATTGTTTAGGCAGTTAATCCAATGTACAATAAATCTTACAACAGCTGTCAATTTTTGAGTCCTTcgttaaaatatgaaataaaaatacagctgGATTAtataaaatggctaaaatattttaagcaTTGGTAATTTCTTtggtaaaatcttttttttgttaaataatcaataaatggatggatggatggatggatggatggatggatggatggatggatggatggatggatggatggatggatggatggatggatggatggatggatggattattgtGAATTAAGTCAACAgggatgtttgttttaaactaacatgTCCACATTCAGGCAAACCAGGGACCGGGGAGGTGACTGTGCATGAAAATGTCCTCATCTAATAAATTCACAAAACTTGTTCTAAACCCTTTAATGGTTTTGAAGCTAATAGTTTTACCtccagtttctgttgttttgctgccacacaGTGAAAAGACTTTCCTACGATCACTGGTTTGGAACACGTCTCCCATTCAGTTTGGTCCAAAACAACCCAATCGATCGTTTTGTACCATAAAGAGTGTGAATACGGAAATCggtgaataaatgaataaattgacCAGGAAGCTTGCACGTGCGTTGCAGGGCTCGGGGGCTACCCTGAGGCCAATCATTTAGCTAACACGCTAATGAAAGTGTGTGTAGTGTGGTTAAGGGCAGGCACCATGGGAGGTACCGCCGCCCTCTCTCCTCATGTTGGGGACTATTAATAGGCTGGATGGAGCCACTGGTTCTCCCAGGAGAGGCctgctgatgaagaggaaaaccTGTCGTTGCCTCCACTAATCACTGCCTAATGGCTGCAGTAACACAGGTTTTACAAATGTGACTGTATCTGCACGCTGCAGAAATACTGCAGGCTTAGGATTCTGGTGATATCACCTAAATGTTCATTGGGGAATATATTAAATTTATTCTCTTGGCACTGCATTGGCTATATGTTTCAAAAAAGATATTGAGTGAAACTAAATGCAGTTGTGTTGACCTGCGATGCTTTATGATATTAAAAAGATAAGGTCCCTGTAACACACGGGACTGTAAACGGGACTTTTCCAATAATTTAGGCATttccttgttaaaaaaaaaaaaaacagaaataagtttTGCAGTGATGCTTTTTTCAATTTATATCCAAACATGGATCATGTTGGAATTTTGAGTTCATTGAGGACAGACATATTTTTTCACACTATGCCGTCAATCTTAGGAAATTACGTTGACTTTTCTGGAATGTGGATGATCAGGCTCAGCTCACAAACAGCCGGCacgttgtttttttaaagttaagttAAATGATCCAGATCTCAAAAAtataagtgtgtgtgaatgctgggagttttgtttgttaatatcttagtgacattttttgcttgtttgctcAATTGTTCCTCTTGTTTTGACATCTGCTTTggattgtttttgctttgatttgctCCTCCAGGACAGTATTATCCAACCCAGACAAGATTTCTGTTAAATTAACAGGTAGAACAGTGGTTCTCAAAGATTGAACCACTcatctttatgtttctgttataTGTTTTGACATCACAGGTGAGTGGTTCAATCTTATTGTGGTTAATTAACTTGTTAATTACATTCCAAGTAATATAAAGGGATCCTGAGTACTACCACAGTTTGAAAATCACGGACTTAGAAATGattaatcaaacaaaatatgtttaaataaaaagtgggctgatttaattacaaaaatctaaaagaaaacatcttaaaagCTAATTTGCTACTCATAGTATAATGATTTAGGTACTCATATATGGTATTAATCATTGTTAGTCAGGTTATGCAACATTTTAAGGTGTGTGCAGGTTAGATGACGTATTATTGTATAAGATTACAATAAGACTTTAATATTCCGAACAAAGCAAACAATTTGGTAAAACCCTGCCTGTATTACTCACTATTGAGCCATTCAGCTTCCAGGTTTcaccctgatggagctgcagccgcGCTTCCGGtagaaaccttcaaaataagacagTTGTTTAAACTGGAATTTAGACTTACTGTTTTACTCTTGTTTTGGTCTTTATCACTGCAGGTTTACCTTTTGAGCAAAGTAATTTGgttagaaaagtttttttttttcattccaaaCTTAAAACCAgtagtaaagaaaacaaagtcaggTGTTCTTCTTATTCAAGTTTTGAATAAACTTTTGCAACCTGTTCCTCTGAAGGTGGACACATTTCTAATCAGTATAAGAGGTCCTGCTTTTCCTTTGCTTGgcattgtttaattttatgtgaACTCAAAGTAGACCAccataaaatcatttaatttagaaaaactgaattaataaaccaaaataaattgtGATATTTTCCAAAGTGCAATATTATTCCCTGGTGACAActttttaaaggtgtttttgacacaaaaagggttaatttttgaaaacagaaagtgcTTTCTTTTACAACAtgatattttgtttcattatacATTACAAAGTAACTtagaaaatgtgtatttttccattctttttgaagcttaatattttaaagtgagccttttttaaacagaatctgaatgtcagaggaaataaaatgtggTGGACAATTATAATGTATATTTTATGCACTTTATGtgcaaaagaaattaaaataaactcaattagacttttttttactttttgctaaATATGAACAACTTATATTTCCTTTCTCTGATATTATTTCAGTGTGTGTAACATAATAGGtgtataaattgtttttttgttggttttttttagtaATGTAATATGTAGAAACCACTTTTTGTATGGTGTTATTCCTTTCTCATATACCACACTTTAACGATCTGTTGACTTCGAAGGCTCTCCgctttattctgaaagtgtGACACGCCGCTTCCGGGTTCCTTTTTCCGCTCTTCCGGTTATTTCGCAGCGTCTCGTTGGCCAAGTTCCCCTGCTCGTCTCGTCCAATGAGATTACCGACAAAGTAAGAGCCAGTTGCTACGTCGCCCAACACGGCGAATCGGTTAAACAATTTGCATTTCGGGAACACGTCTCGGACGCCACTTGAAGTTTCTGTTGGACGAGAGTTTGTTGGATAATTTGACGCCGACATGATGGTTCCGGGACGGCTGGACTGGACCAGAGCGGGACGGTACGGGTAAATTTAAACCCTGCattgtgtgtctctctctctgctggatGTTAATCTGACAACTCTGGCTACCGTGAAATACTTCTACTAGCATGCCACGCAAGCAGCTAACTTCTTCAAGAGCGAGGAAAGTTTGCCGGCAACTCTGAAATGCTCCTTTTTCGGCGTGACATTTCGACGCTTGCGGGTTCAATTTGACTTCAACATGCAAATGCTGAAAGTTAGAAGGTACTTGAGGGGGAGTGGGAGGGTCCTCGCCTTTGTGTTCGTCGCCTCCGTCATCTGGCTCCTGTTTGACATGGCCGCCCTCCGCATTTCCATCAACGACGTGAACAGTCAGCTGCTGAGGGAGCGTGTGATCAGGGAGAAGGAGgtgatgatgctgatgatgatgaagcaGCGGCAGTCCAGGGTCACGCAGCCGATGAAGGAGGGGCTCGACCACCCAGTGCAGAAGGTGGACTTGGCTGTGACCCATTCTTGGAAGAAACAGAGATCTAACAAACTAGCTCAAGCCTACAGACGCGGAGGCAAAGACCTTGAGCTGAACTCTAATCAGAAACGAGGGGATAAAGTTATCATAGGTGACAATTCTGAATCTAATAATAAAGTTCGTCCTAAGAAAGAAGCTGTAAACTTGGATCTAAATGAAGCGGTGGCTCGTAAAACCCAACATCCACCTGGCGTGCAGGTAAACACAAACCAGGGGGTTAAGGTGGCGAGCCAGCTTCAGGTAGAGGAGGCGCACCCTGCTCGAACAGTATCTCACCAAAATCCCAAcaagaatgtaaacaaaaaggaggaaagcGTGGAGGCGAAGCGGGTCGGGATGACCGAGAGGACTAATCTGAATGCAAAGAAGGAGCCTTTGAATCTTCGAGCGGGACAAAACTCCACCGCCGGCAGAAAAGCGGGCGTCCACAAGGTGCTCCACCTGGACATGACTCAGGCTCCCAGAGATGCCAAAGCCGTCGGCCAGTTTGGCCAGGCGGTGTTCCTTTCCAGGAGTGACGACGCAGAGGTGAAGAAGCGGTGGGACGAAGGCCATTTTAACGTCTACCTCAGTGACCAGATCCCAGTGGACCGGGCCATTCCCGACACCAGGCCTGAAAGGTGAGCTTTCTGTCGGGCGCCACTTCTCGCGACCCGCTTCGACTGCCAGCCTGACGTCTGTTTTGTCTGGTTTCCAGCTGTGCCCAGAATCTGGTCCACGATGACTTGCCTTCCACCAGCGTGATTTTCTGCTTCGTGGACGAGGTGTGGTCCACGCTCCTGCGCTCCGTTCACAGTGTGCTCAACAGATCCCCGCCACACCTCCTCAAGGAGATCATTCTGGTGGATGATTTCAGCACCAGAGGTAATAAAAAAAGTCCTGCATGCTATAAGTTAAGGTGATATTAGTAAATGTCTCTTATAGTTGGTCAGTCCaaggaaaataatcattttcttCATCCACCCAGAGGAAGTGTTATGAAATAATCAGATCTTCAATTTAATGGTTTGAGCTTTGCctatatagtttttttattgtttcagctccTGTAGAAAAGCTTCTAAGCTTTTATCTGTCattcttttcctttattttaatcCTGATCATTTATACAAATTCTGCCTCAATATTCCTATTATTTAAATGGCAGTAGGGTGTGCTTTCAATAATTTCCCCTGCTGTTGGAGTGGCGTTCAGGCAGAAGATTTAGCGTGCGTTTGCTTTTATTACTCCGGCAGACTATCTGAAGGAGCCGCTGGATAAGTACATGTCACAGTTTCCCAAAGTGCGGATCGTTCGTCTGAAGGAGCGTCAGGGCCTGATCCGCGCCAGGCTGGCAGGAGCTGCAGTTGCCAAAGGTAAGCATGGTTCAGTGGTTCAGAGCAGTTCTGCTTGATAAATGTTTACCTAGAAGGTTTACACAAAGTAAGGGTGCACCAAAAATGAGGTGTGTGTAGTTTGAATGTGTAAAATTCGATAGTTGgagtaaataaatgattaaacacCTTCATAATTCTTTTTGGATAAGCCACActgtaaaaaggttttattctttaCAATATATTCAGTCCGAGTATAAACATCATGGCTTAATGTGAGCaagtatttcattttttatttattttttactcgaTTGGCAGAGGAGTGATGATTGTGTTTGAATTGGGAAACACTTGGAGTCTTTTTGTTCAGGAACATCACCTAGATCCACATTTGTACTGTTCCCTGGACTCTTTTAAGTgttgaagtttttgttgttaatgcAGCCGTAGAGTAAATCCCATTCCGTTAATATTAGTTTAACCGCAGCAGGATGTTTGCTTTCTTTGAACGCAGGAGACGTCCTCACCTTCCTTGACTCCCATGTTGAATGTAACGTGGGCTGGCTGGAGCCACTCCTGGAGCAGGTGTATTTGGATCGCAGGAAGGTGCCGTGTCCGGTTATCGAGGTCATCAGTGATAAAGACATGAGGTGATTTAAGTAACAAACAAGCGATGcatgaggaaaaaataactgtttgacctcataaaaaaaaaaaatcaataaatgtgaTGTTCTAACCTTCTTCGTCTCATTATCTTCAGTTATATGCTCGTCGACAACTTCCAGAGAGGTATTTTCAAATGGCCTTTGGTGTTTGGCTGGAGCGCGGTACCAGAGGATGTTATCAGGAAGAACAACTTGACTGTTTCTGATCCAATCAAGTACTGTCCCCACCACCTCCTTCCCCCCAGCTTCATGTTATACAACCATTACTCGCTCTTGAGCTAGAAGTcctttattttccttgttttgctCATCCTGCAGGTGTCCAGTTATGGCTGGGGGGCTTTTTTCTATTGACAAAAACTACTTCTTTGAGCTTGGTACCTATGATCCCGGTCTGGATGTGTGGGGAGGCGAAAACATGGAGATTTCATTCAAGGTACTTTCTGTGTGTGAACACTCGTCGGCTCATCTTTTTCAGACACTTAACCGATTCGCTTTATTTTCCACGCGACACTGAACGTTTGAACAGATCTGGATGTGCGGCGGGGAAATCGAGATCATCCCCTGCTCCCGGGTGGGACACATTTTCCGAGGACAGAATCCGTATAAATTCCCCAAAGACAGGCAGAAGACGGTGGAGCGTAACCTGGCGAGGGTGGCTGAAGTCTGGCTGGATGAGTACAAAGACGTTTTCTATGGCCACGGGTACCACCACCTGCTGGACAAAAAACTCATGGACATTGGCAACCTCACCGAGCAGATTGAGCTGAGGAAGAGGCTCAAATGCAAGAGCTTCAAGTGGTACCTGGAGAACGTGTATCCAGACATCAATACTCCTTTAGCCAAAGCTGAGGGGCTGGTAGGTTGATGTGCTGTGGCAGTCAgctttttttatgcttttatggGTCAAAAGTCACTCTAATATGGTGCTAATATTAATTTTTTGAGCAAAAACTTGCTGTCAAGTAAAGTCTTTGATACTATTTTGCCAGCATTTATTGAAgtaacaaatgttgttttacctcctgtatttttatttttcatttaagcctttttatatgttgttttaaGGTCTTCAATCGTGGCTTGAGAAAATGCCTTGCACTGCAGAAAGGATCACTGTCATTTGAAACATGTGATCTGACGAAACAggtaggttttgtttttatttgtcaaatcgTTTGCAGCAAAtggttaacaaaaaaaatgctgcgCAGTtgttctgtgtttagtttttgctctttctgttgggggaaaaaaagtggaatATCTGCAACTTTGTGGTCCTGACAGTGGTAATTATGCAGCACAAAGCAAACAGACACTGTTCAGAGCAGGACGAACACAGGCAGATTCTAAGCCATGATAAACAAGGGTGGGGCTCGAGACTGAGGCTTTCTACGTGCCATCTTTTGTGGATTCAAACCACGGCACCAAAGCATTTCTTAGTCTCCCGTTGTGTTCTTGATCTGCAGCGTGATTACGTGCTGGTAATTCTTCCCGTTTTCTTCCCTGGTGTTCAGAATCAGCACTTTAATTACACGTGGATGAGGCACATTCGCCAGCAGGACCTGTGTGTTGGATCCCAAACCAAAGAGCATGGCTTAGCTCTACTGTCATGTGACAACACCAAACCTGACCTGCGCTGGTTACACAAAGCCTCCAACTTGGCTCTAGTAAGGCCCCTCTGAATCTTCTGCTGTCTTTGCTTTTCCTTTGCTTTCACAATTCTATTATTCACGAAATATCTGTCTTACTTGCACTTGTGATAGCAGGCTTTAAATAAACCCATGTTTAGGAGCTGGGATGTTCACTGATTgagtttcctgttttgtgtgtgtgtgtgtgtgtgtgtgtgtgtgtgtgtgtgtgtgtgtgtgtgtgtgtcaaggCGGAACACCTCATAACAGAGTTCAGCAACCACATGTGCCTGGAGGCAGAACCCCGGGGTGTCATCACGCGTCTCAGCCCGTGCGACTCCAACAGCGTCTTCCAGAAGTGGCAGTTCACACATTACCACGTCCAGTGACGAGactgaaatgagctttaaaCATGCACTATGAAAACCGCCCAGTGGCCTTACGGCGTGGCCTCCAAACACGACGAGCAGGAGGGAAGCGGATGCTTTGGTGGCAGGAAAATGCGTGGTATTATTCAGATGGTGTGGGATTGTGCACAAGAGGATCGCTAATCTCTTACTGcctaagattatttttatttaactgggATTTAAACTGTGTGTGGTGGAGGAATCTCAGTTTAATTGTTTAAAGAAACGCCTCATAAGTTTTCTCTGATgatgattttttaatttgtttttcatagaGTTGTGAACTTTATGCTGCTTTTTGGGGGTTTAAGGTCTGGTTTGAATACttggtatgtttttttgtttttttttctc
This genomic stretch from Kryptolebias marmoratus isolate JLee-2015 linkage group LG6, ASM164957v2, whole genome shotgun sequence harbors:
- the LOC108240807 gene encoding polypeptide N-acetylgalactosaminyltransferase 5, translating into MQMLKVRRYLRGSGRVLAFVFVASVIWLLFDMAALRISINDVNSQLLRERVIREKEVMMLMMMKQRQSRVTQPMKEGLDHPVQKVDLAVTHSWKKQRSNKLAQAYRRGGKDLELNSNQKRGDKVIIGDNSESNNKVRPKKEAVNLDLNEAVARKTQHPPGVQVNTNQGVKVASQLQVEEAHPARTVSHQNPNKNVNKKEESVEAKRVGMTERTNLNAKKEPLNLRAGQNSTAGRKAGVHKVLHLDMTQAPRDAKAVGQFGQAVFLSRSDDAEVKKRWDEGHFNVYLSDQIPVDRAIPDTRPESCAQNLVHDDLPSTSVIFCFVDEVWSTLLRSVHSVLNRSPPHLLKEIILVDDFSTRDYLKEPLDKYMSQFPKVRIVRLKERQGLIRARLAGAAVAKGDVLTFLDSHVECNVGWLEPLLEQVYLDRRKVPCPVIEVISDKDMSYMLVDNFQRGIFKWPLVFGWSAVPEDVIRKNNLTVSDPIKCPVMAGGLFSIDKNYFFELGTYDPGLDVWGGENMEISFKIWMCGGEIEIIPCSRVGHIFRGQNPYKFPKDRQKTVERNLARVAEVWLDEYKDVFYGHGYHHLLDKKLMDIGNLTEQIELRKRLKCKSFKWYLENVYPDINTPLAKAEGLVFNRGLRKCLALQKGSLSFETCDLTKQNQHFNYTWMRHIRQQDLCVGSQTKEHGLALLSCDNTKPDLRWLHKASNLALAEHLITEFSNHMCLEAEPRGVITRLSPCDSNSVFQKWQFTHYHVQ